DNA sequence from the Streptomyces tsukubensis genome:
ATGAGGGCTGATGGCGGTCCACGCCTGGTCAGCCGTCTCCGATGGTGATGCCGAGTTCGTGCACGAGGGCCTGGGCAAGGTCCGTCTGCTGTCCCGACTCGATGCGGACTTTGGCCAGGTTGGCGACGCCGCGGATCTGCGAGAGTTCGTTTCCGCGGAGGTCGGTGTCCCGGTACCGTCCGCCGCCGAACTCGGTGAGCCGGAGTCCGCAGTCCGAGAACACAGCACCGGACAGGTCGCAGTCGGTGAATACGGCCTCGGTGAAGGCGCAGCCGACAAAGGCAACGGGGCCGTCGGCACGCACGTTCTCGAAGCCGGCGTAGTCGAAACGGCACTTCTCGAACAGCACGTCGTCCAGGACCATGCCGTCCAGAGCGGCGCCCATGACCTTGCAGTCGTGGAAGCGGACCCGGGTGAGCTTGCTCCGGCTCCAGCGTGCCGATCCCAGATCACTGCTGTTGATCTCGACGCCGTGGAGATTCAGCGCGTCGAACTCGACATGTTTCGCGCGGACGTCGCTGACTCTGCCGGTGACGAGCTGGATTCCAGTGAGCGCGAGCGAGCGCAGTTCCACGTTCCCGTACGTGAAGTCCTGCACGGTGCCGCGAGGGCTGTCCAACGAATCGACCACGGACAGGTACAGACCGGGCTCATCGAGATCGGGGGTGGTCACAGTGATGCGGCCGAAGGTACGGCTGGCCATGGTGCTCCTTCAACGTGGTCCGCATCCGGTCAATGTTCC
Encoded proteins:
- a CDS encoding pentapeptide repeat-containing protein translates to MASRTFGRITVTTPDLDEPGLYLSVVDSLDSPRGTVQDFTYGNVELRSLALTGIQLVTGRVSDVRAKHVEFDALNLHGVEINSSDLGSARWSRSKLTRVRFHDCKVMGAALDGMVLDDVLFEKCRFDYAGFENVRADGPVAFVGCAFTEAVFTDCDLSGAVFSDCGLRLTEFGGGRYRDTDLRGNELSQIRGVANLAKVRIESGQQTDLAQALVHELGITIGDG